Proteins found in one Drosophila innubila isolate TH190305 chromosome X, UK_Dinn_1.0, whole genome shotgun sequence genomic segment:
- the LOC117789248 gene encoding putative metabolite transport protein HI_1104, with product MIPILEKLSGFYNAYVLGILTVGYILGELGHYLIGVTSKQTAIELDYGDHGCQQNNSMFNRHELVTQCGDVKNETSCYKLDMNGTGYCEWNYNGLGIDYQILAGPTFILVFTIAGVFMGFAADKYNRVKMLTVCTVIYGIAIFMQGTVTEYWHLVLLRMVMAAGESGCNPLATGIMSDIFPESKRALVMAIFNWGIYGGYGIAFPVGRYITKLNFFNLGWRVCYLGAGVLTVVVAALTGTTLKEPERKAIGEGDRTTASGKPISLWQVIKNPAMIMLMIAASIRHCGGMTFAYNADLYYNTYFPDVDLGWWLFAVTIGIGSVGVVVGGVVSDKIVAKMGIRSRAFVLALSQLIATLPAFGSVYFDPMWAMITLGLSYFFAEMWFGIVFAIVVEIVPLRVRSSTIGVFLFVMNNIGGNLPILVDPVAKILGYRGSIMIFYSGFYGISSILFLITCFMLEGKPKTETVMEHESQQKGHPDAVLNARPMHGHDNSVFSVDETLPSNGRPVQLPQHLQMSSNGYDKSSQSSNVPRHNGAESSRL from the exons ATGATACCGATACTGGAGAAGCTGAGTGGATTTTACAATGCCTACGTCCTGGGCATACTTACCGTAGGTTATATCCTTGGCGAGCTGGGACATTATTTGATTGGCGTTACCTCCAAGCAGACGGCAATTGAGCTAGACTATGGCGATCATGGCTGTCAGCAGAACAACAGCATGTTCAATCGTCATGAGCTCGTGACACAATGTGGAGATGTGAAGAACGAGACGAGTTGCTACAAATTGGACATGAATGGAACCGGTTATTGCGAATGGAATTACAATGGATTGGGCATTGATTATCAGATTCTTGCTGGACCcacatttattttggttttcacCATCGCTGGCGTCTTCATGGGATTCGCTGCAGATAAATATAATCGTGTAAAGATGTTAACCGTTTGCACGGTCATCTATGGCATTGCAATTTTCATGCAGGGTACAGTCACAGAGTATTGGCATTTGGTGTTGCTACGCATGGTGATGGCAGCCGGAGAGTCCGGTTGTAATCCTCTCGCTACGGGCATTATGTCTGACATCTTTCCGGAGAGCAAGCGTGCTTTGGTTATGGCCATTTTCAATTGGGGCATCTATGGTGGTTACGGCATTGCCTTCCCCGTCGGACGCTACATCACCAAGCTTAACTTTTTCAATCTCGGCTGGCGTGTGTGTTATCTGGGTGCCGGAGTCTTGACTGTTGTTGTGGCCGCCTTGACAGGAACAACATTAAAGGAGCCAGAACGCAAGGCCATCGGCGAGGGAGATCGTACAACGGCGAGTGGGAAACCCATTAGCCTGTGGCAGGTGATCAAGAATCCAGCAATGATAATGCTTATGATTGCCGCCTCGATACGTCACTGTGGTGGCATGACCTTTGCCTACAACGCGGATCTCTATTACAACACATACTTTCCGGATGTGGATCTCGGCTGGTGGCTTTTTGCCGTCACCATTGGTATTGGTAGCGTTGGTGTCGTTGTTGGTGGCGTTGTTTCCGACAAAATTGTCGCCAAAATGGGCATTCGATCACGTGCTTTTGTCTTGGCTCTGAGTCAATTGATTGCAACCCTTCCTGCCTTTGGTTCCGTATACTTTGACCCAATGTGGGCAATGATTACACTCGGATTGAGCTACTTCTTTGCCGAAATGTGGTTTGGCATTGTTTTCGCCATTGTTGTGGAGATTGTGCCGTTGCGTGTGCGTTCCTCAACCATTGGTGTCTTCCTCTTTGTGATGAACAACATTGGCGGTAATCTGCCCATTCTTGTGGATCCTGTTGCCAAAATCTTGGGCTATCGCGGCTCCATCATGATCTTCTACTCCGGCTTCTATGGCATTA GTTCTATACTCTTCCTTATCACCTGCTTCATGCTCGAGGGTAAACCCAAAACAGAGACTGTTATGGAGCACGAATCTCAGCAGAAGGGACATCCAGATGCGGTACTCAATGCCCGTCCTATGCATGGGCATGACAACTCGGTCTTTAGTGTGGATGAAACGCTCCCCTCCAATGGACGTCCCGTCCAGCTGCCACAACATCTTCAGATGTCCAGCAACGGCTACGACAAGTCCTCCCAATCCTCTAACGTTCCACGTCATAATGGAGCCGAGAGCAGCAGACTGTAG